The DNA window ACAGTTCGATAGCGCCTTCCGACTCGCGCACTGTGCCGAATTTTGGGTACGGAATGTCGAGCTTTTGCAGCATACCGGAGAAAAGGCCCCGGTCTTCGGCCAGATCAAGCGCTTCCCAGCTTGTACCGATGATCTTGATGCCGTAGCGGGTCAGTTTCTCGGCCATTTTCAGCGCGGTCTGTCCACCCAACTGTACGATAACGCCTTCCGGCTGCTCGTGCATGATGATGGCGTGAACGTGCTCCCAGAATACCGGCTCGAAATACAGCTTGTCGGCGATGTCGGGGTCGGTCGAGACGGTTTCCGGGTTACAGTTAATCATGATCGTCTCGTAGCCCGCTTCCTTGGCGGCCAGAACGCCGTGAACACAGGAGTAGTCGAACTCAATACCCTGTCCGATGCGGTTCGGTCCCGAACCCAACACGACGATCTTCTTCCGGTTCGAGCGCACCGATTCGTTACCCGGCAGATCCGATACGGGTTCGGGGCGATCCTGCGTAATGGGCAACTGGTTGTTGAACGTCGAGTAGTAGTACGGCGTGCGGGCTTCAAACTCAGCCGCGCAGGTATCGACGCATTTGAACACCCGACGAATGTTGTGCTGCTGCCGGTACTGGTAAATTTTGCTCTCGCGTACTTGCAGGAGGTGAGCAAGCTGCCGGTCGGCGTAGCCTTTCTGCTTGGCAGTGCGCAGCAGTTCGGGCGGCAGATCGTCGAGGTCGTACTTCTCCATTTCGCGCTCCAGCAGGATCAGTTCTTCGATCTGATGCAGGAACCAGGGGTCGATTCGGGTCAGTTGCTGAATCGTGCGGAACGACATCCCGGCTTTGAAGGCGTCGTAAATATGGAACAGGCGGTTCCAGCTTGGGTGCGCCAGACTTTGCTTCAGCGCGGCAACGTCGGTCAGTTCGCGACCGTCGGCACCGAGTCCGTTGCGCCGGATTTCAAGCGACTGACAGGCTTTTTGTAGCGCTTCCTGGAAGTTCCGGCCAATACCCATCGCTTCACCCACCGACTTCATTTGCAGGCCCAGCGACCGGTCGGCACCGGGGAATTTGTCGAAGTTCCAGCGCGGTACTTTTACAATTACGTAGTCGATCGCTGGCTCGAAGAAGGCCGATGTCGTGCCCGTGATCGGGTTCATCAGTTCATCGAGGTTGTAGCCGACGGCCATTTTCGCAGCAATCTTGGCGATAGGATAGCCCGTTGCTTTCGACGCCAGTGCCGATGAGCGGCTTACCCGTGGGTTTACTTCGATAACGATAATATCGTCGGTCTGCGGGTTGACGGAGAACTGAATGTTACAGCCGCCCGCAAACTGCCCGATGCCCGCCATAACCCGGATGGACAAATCCCGCATTTTCTGATACAGCGTATCGGGCAGGGTCATGGCCGGGGCCACCGTGATCGAGTCGCCGGTGTGAATACCCATCGGGTCGAAATTCTCGATGGAGCAGATAATCACGAAGTTGCCGTTGTTGTCGCGCAGCAGCTCCAGCTCATATTCTTTCCAGCCCATCACGCTCTGCTCGACCAGTACTTCGTGTACCGGCGATGCGTGCAGGCCGTTGGTCAGGGCTTTGTCGAACTCTTCGGGGGTGTTGACGAAACCGCCACCCGTGCCGCCGAGCGTGAACGACGGACGGATAACCAGTGGGAAGCCAATTTCCTGCGCGATCTCTTTGCCTTCCAGAAACGAGCGAGCCGTGCGGCCTTTGCAGACACCGGCACCAAGCTCAAGCATCAGCAGGCGGAACTTCTCCCGGTCTTCAGTCGTCTCGATGGCTTTGATGTCGACGCCGATAATTTTCACGTCGTACTTCGTCCAGATACCCGCTTTGTCGCAGTCGATGGCAAGGTTGAGGGCTGTCTGACCGCCCATTGTTGGCAGAACCGCGTCGATGGGCCGCCCCATTTCCCGGTGTTTCTCCAGAATCTCGACAATCGATTTTTTCTCCAGTGGCTTTAGGTAGACGTAATCCGCGTTGATCGGATCAGTCATAATCGTCGCTGGGTTGGAGTTGATAAGCGACACCTCGATGCCTTCGTCGCGGATAGACCGGGCGGCCTGCGAACCGGCGTAATCGAACTCACAGGCCTGACCGATGACGATTGGACCCGAACCAATAATCAGAACCGAGCGGATGTTGGTGTTTTTTGGCATTATTCAGCAGGACAACGAAAAGGCACAGCCGAGTGCTGCACCGGTAATGATCACATTCAACAGGCGGATGATTCCCAACCCGTTGAGGGGTGACTAAAAATCCTGCAAAAGTAGATTGTACGGGGGGGAAAGGCAAGGATACAAACGGAAAAGCCCGTCGATCAATGTCATTGTTAACATTGAACTTGTCTCTGATAGCATCCCTGCCGCTTCGGCGGTCCGATGTCGAGCCGTAGGCCAAGTTGGTGCGAATTAGTTGCAGTGGTGTCAGGTCCCCGACCTGACACGCTCGCGTCAGCCAGTAGCTTCGCCCGGAATGTGTCAGGTCGGGGACCTGACACCACTGAAGACTCGTTGTTAGCCGCTATCGCGGCCCGACAGCAGGGATGCTGTCGGAGGCAATCAAGCCATTGCGATCTGATTCCAGTTGGTGCGCTGATACTGTCGCATCAGGAGCCAGACGACGAGAAGGGCAAGCACGATGCCTCCCCAAACACCGTAGGGGATAAGTGTTAAGATGAAATGCAGCCCGCCGACCAGCGTCAACACTACCAGTGTAAGCAGACTGCGGCCCGTGTTGCTTTGGTTGACGGCGTCGACCGGAACAGAAAATGGCATCCGTCGGTCCGACAGCAGGGCCGACGCCAGCAACATCACGATGGTGTTAGCGTAACCCAGCATTATATCATCTACTTTATCGAAGCCGTTTTTGCCAAGCAGATAAGCCGCCACCAGCAGGTAGAAAGGCGTTACCAGCTTGACGATGATGGCTTTCAGCGCACCCGTCAGAATGTCGCCCGGTTGCCGGATGGGGGCGGCACCGTAGAGCCACGACGCCTTGAAACTATCGGACGCCGATAGCTGATACTGCGCGACCATGCCGTACAGCCCCGCGAAGTAGAGCGAAAACAAGGTGGAGAATTCGCTATTGTTGAACCCACCGCCCCGCACCGACATAAAGACGATGTACACGAAGCCGAAGCCGAGCTGGGGGTAAGTTTTCAACTTGAATTTGCGGTCGCGGCCCATGATCCGCCAGGCAAAGGCAAATGCAGCCCGTTCAAGTAGCGAGCCGGTGAACCACCCGGCCAGTTGATCGAGCAGGCGGGTGGGTTGTGCCACCGTAGCCGCGATGGGTTGCGCGGATTTGCTGTCCTGATCGAGGCTGCTCAATTTCTCAGTAAACGAACCCGTCATAAACTGGCTCATCACCCAGATACCGCCCACCGGCATCAGAATCGCCAGCGCGATGAGTAGCAGGTGATCGGTGTCGAACGTTCGCTGGAGTACACTATCGACCGCCCCGGCCATCCACATCGGCGGTACCAGATAGTGCCACCATTGCCGGTCCAGCGCGTCGCTCAGGTCGGACCGGTTTATCAGGCGCGGAATCAGTTGGTATCCGCCGTAAAATGCAATCGCCATCACGATCTGCACGTAGTTGATGATCTCCCGCAGCTTGTCTTCGCTGATAAACCGCATTAGA is part of the Spirosoma rhododendri genome and encodes:
- the carB gene encoding carbamoyl-phosphate synthase large subunit codes for the protein MPKNTNIRSVLIIGSGPIVIGQACEFDYAGSQAARSIRDEGIEVSLINSNPATIMTDPINADYVYLKPLEKKSIVEILEKHREMGRPIDAVLPTMGGQTALNLAIDCDKAGIWTKYDVKIIGVDIKAIETTEDREKFRLLMLELGAGVCKGRTARSFLEGKEIAQEIGFPLVIRPSFTLGGTGGGFVNTPEEFDKALTNGLHASPVHEVLVEQSVMGWKEYELELLRDNNGNFVIICSIENFDPMGIHTGDSITVAPAMTLPDTLYQKMRDLSIRVMAGIGQFAGGCNIQFSVNPQTDDIIVIEVNPRVSRSSALASKATGYPIAKIAAKMAVGYNLDELMNPITGTTSAFFEPAIDYVIVKVPRWNFDKFPGADRSLGLQMKSVGEAMGIGRNFQEALQKACQSLEIRRNGLGADGRELTDVAALKQSLAHPSWNRLFHIYDAFKAGMSFRTIQQLTRIDPWFLHQIEELILLEREMEKYDLDDLPPELLRTAKQKGYADRQLAHLLQVRESKIYQYRQQHNIRRVFKCVDTCAAEFEARTPYYYSTFNNQLPITQDRPEPVSDLPGNESVRSNRKKIVVLGSGPNRIGQGIEFDYSCVHGVLAAKEAGYETIMINCNPETVSTDPDIADKLYFEPVFWEHVHAIIMHEQPEGVIVQLGGQTALKMAEKLTRYGIKIIGTSWEALDLAEDRGLFSGMLQKLDIPYPKFGTVRESEGAIELSRELGFPLLVRPSYVLGGQNMKIVINENELEQHVMKILQDIPDNNILLDHFLENAIEAEADAICDGEDVYIIGIMEHIEPAGIHSGDSYAVLPPFDLSENVIQQIEAHTKKIAVALKTVGLINIQFAIKDEVVYIIEANPRASRTVPFICKAYQEPYVNYATKVMLGDKKVKDFDFKPTKRGYAIKIPVFSFSKFPNVNKELGPEMKSTGEGIYFIDDLTDDFFQKVYAERNLYLSR
- a CDS encoding ABC-2 family transporter permease, whose product is MTPLILSILDRLQGLFRWLGADYSQLRAIVQVKLMMDNRRNYTTLGRYGQQKKDSDPPNNTFLKVLGFYALFGTLLSLQLAFKDRESLFFPLILQFAYVMILCAMTLISDFSSIILDSSDNQIILPRPVSSRTLWLARITHISVYLFAIALATGIGSILVLGYRFGPVAGLLFLFLSLLSAMLMVFLTNLLYLGLMRFISEDKLREIINYVQIVMAIAFYGGYQLIPRLINRSDLSDALDRQWWHYLVPPMWMAGAVDSVLQRTFDTDHLLLIALAILMPVGGIWVMSQFMTGSFTEKLSSLDQDSKSAQPIAATVAQPTRLLDQLAGWFTGSLLERAAFAFAWRIMGRDRKFKLKTYPQLGFGFVYIVFMSVRGGGFNNSEFSTLFSLYFAGLYGMVAQYQLSASDSFKASWLYGAAPIRQPGDILTGALKAIIVKLVTPFYLLVAAYLLGKNGFDKVDDIMLGYANTIVMLLASALLSDRRMPFSVPVDAVNQSNTGRSLLTLVVLTLVGGLHFILTLIPYGVWGGIVLALLVVWLLMRQYQRTNWNQIAMA